A region of the Candidatus Acidiferrales bacterium genome:
GAAAAAGTTCGCAAGTACACTGCGGCATTCAGCGCTTCCCCTGCGGTTCTGAATTCCATCGTCACCTTCACCGCGCGCTCCTACAACCAGTACTTCGTCAATAGCGAAGGCTCCAAACTCGCCTTCGGCCAGATTCGCTATCGCCTTGAACTCTTCGTCCAAAGCAAAGCTCCCGATGGCATGGACCTCGAGCGCTACGCCAATTTCGATTGGGTCGATCCCTCCAAAGCTCCCGATGACGCTGCGGTCATGGATCAGGTAAAAATCTTGACTCAGCAGATCGTCGCGTTGCAGAAAGCCCCTCTCGTCGAGCCTTACGCCGGCCCCACGCTTCTCACTGGCCGCGCCGCCGCCGTTTTCTTTCACGAAGTTCTCGGCCACCGCCTCGAAGGTTTCCGCCAGAAGGACGTCAGCGAAGGTCAGACCTTCACCAGCAAAGTCGGCCAGCAGATTCTTCCCGATTTCATCACCGTTCGCGACGATCCCACGACCAAGGAAGTCAATGGCCAGGTTTTGCTCGGCTATTATCCCTTCGACGATGAAGGCATCCCCGCGCAAAATGTTATCCTCGTCGATCACGGCATCCTGAAGAATTTCCTGATGGGCCGCTCGCCGCTGATTAATTTCCCGCATTCCAATGCGCACGGCCGCCGTCAGCTTGGCTATCAGCCCGTTGCGCGCATGGGCAACACTATCGTCGAAAGCAGCAAGACGATGACCAACGCCCAGCTCCGCCAGCGCTTCATCGAGGAAATCAAGAGCCAGAATAAGCCTTTCGGCCTGCTCATCGACGACATCGCCGGCGGCTTTACTTTCACTGGCCGCGCCGCGCCTCAGGCCTTCCAGGTGCAACCCTTGATCGTCTACAAAGTTTTCCCCGACGGCCGTCCTGATGAAATGGTGCGCGGCGTCAACATCGTCGGCACGCCTCTGATCTCCATCACGAAAATTATCGCCACCGGCGACACGCCTGAAGTTTTCGATGGCTACTGCGGCGCCGAATCCGGTTCCGTTCCGGTCTCCGCTGTCGCGCCGGAAATTCTCATTTCCGAAATGGAAGTCTCCAAGAAGGAAACTTCCACCGACACGCCGCCGCTTCTTCCGCCCCCTGCGCACGATCCATTGGACAAAGGCAAGGGAGGCAGCCAGTGATTTTGCGCCGTCATAATTCGTTCCGGTTTTTCATCGCCGCCATCGCGCTGGCCTTCACCTTGGCTCGGCCCGCCGCGGCGCAAAACGACAACGATCACACGCTCGAAGCCATGCAGGATGAAATGAATCGCTCCGTCGCCCGCCTCCAGCTTCCCGGCCAGCAGAAGCCTTTTTACATTCAATATCGCGTCCTCGACATGGACATCCGTGCCGTCAGCGCTTCTTTCGGCGATTTGATTTCCTCCACGCATACGCGCATTCGCCAGATGTCCGTCGGCGTCCGTGTCGGCAACTATCAGCTCGATAGTTCCAATTTCATCAGTCAGGATGGCTTTCAGGGTTTTCTCGGCTCCACTGGCCAGGTCGGCATCGACCGCGACTACCATTCCTTGCGTCAGGATCTCTGGCTCGCCACGGACCAGGCCTATAAGGAAGCTCTCGTCAATCTTTCCAATAAGCAGGCTTTCCTCAACAGCCTCGCTCGCCCGCCCGAGATCGCCGATTTCTCCAAGGAACCACCCGTCGTGGAAGTTCAGCCGCTGATGAAGCCAGATTGGACTTCGCGCAACTGGGAAAACGAAGCTCGCGAAGCCTCCAAAGTTTTCCGCAATTCTCCGGACCTTTACGGCACGCGCGTCCACTACTACATCGTCTATACCACCTACTATCTCGTCACCAGCGAAGGCACCAAGCTTCGCATTCCGCAAACTGTTTCTGGCATCGAAGCCAGTCTCAGCACGCAGGCCGTCGACGGCATGCCTCTGCACAATTACTACTCCGATTATGCCCAGCGCTCCGAAGACCTTCCTCATCCGAAGGATGTCAGCAAAGGTCTCGCTCAGGTCGCTCAGGAGCTCGAGAATTTGCGCATCGCTCCGAACGTTCAGGACTACGAAGGTCCCGTGCTTTTTGACGCTCCCGCTGCTGCGTCTGTACTCGCTCAGGCTCTCGAGCCGTCGCTATCCGGCGCGCGGCCGCCGCTTTCCGCCGTTCCTCAGTTCGATCAAATGATGCAGCAAATGGGCGCTCACAGCGATTGGAGCGGCCGCCTCAACACGCGCGTTCTTCCCTTGAACGTTTCTCTCACCGATGATCCCACCGAGCCGAATTTCCAGGGCCAGCCGCTTTTTGGCTCCTATGACGTCGATGCCGAAGGCGTTCGCGCCCAGCGCGTGGCTCTCGTCGAAGACGGCATCCTGAAAAATCTCCTCATGTCCCGCCGCCCCGGCCCGGATTTCGGCCAGTCCAATGGCCACGCGCGTTCTGCCTTGCTTTCCACGCCCCAGCCTCTCAGCAGCAATTTGATCTTCGAAGCCACCAACACTCTGAGCTCCGGCGACCTGCGCAAAAAATTCCTCGACATGTGCAAATCCAATGGCCAGCAATGGTGCATTGAAATCAAGCGCATGGATAATCCCGCGCTCGCCTCCGCGACGCAGCAGGATTTTTCCGACATTATTTCCGGTGTCGCGCAGGGCTTGAGCAGCGGCGACCGTCTGCCGCTCATGGTGTATCGCGTCTACGTTTCAGACGGCCACGAAGAGCTGGTCCGTGGCTCGCACATCAAAGGTCTCGATCTTCGTTCGTTCCGCACCATCGCCGGCATCGGCAACGATTTCACGGTCTACAATTTCATGCAAAACTCCGAGGCGGGCATCACCGGCACTGCGCTCGATACCTTCGGCTCGGTCGAGGGCGGCATGCCCAGCTCTATCGTCGCTCCGTCCCTGCTCCTCGAAGACGTCGAGCTCGGCGGCTTTCATGGCGAGCCTCGCCGCCTCCCTCTTCTCCCTGCTCCGCCTTTGCAGTAGCCTCTCCGCCCCGCCGCTCACTTGATCTCGCAGAGAATCCTTACGGCTCGAGCGTGATAAACGTGATTTCCGGCCGGCACCGGAACCGTATGGGAATATCCGACATTCCCAGCCCGCGGCTCACGTACATCCGCGTGCCTTTCTCCTCATACCAACCCGAAAGAAACCGTCCGCTTCCGTAGGGCAGCCAGAAGGGCTTCACAAACGGAATCAGCACCTGCCCTCCGTGCGTATGTCCCGCCAGCACCAGATTCACGCGCCCCGCGATGCGGTCGAAATACGCCGGCGCGTGAAACATCGCGATCGTATAGACATTCGTCGGCACTCCTTCGAGCGCCTCGTTCAGGTTGGGCCGTCCCGTGGCGGCATCATCCAATCCCACGAGCCAAACGTCCGGCCGCAGCTCGTGATTTTGATTCAACAGCAGGCTGACTCCCGCGTCGTGGTAAAACAACTGCTCGTGCCTAACCGGCCGAATATTCTCCCAGTTCCCATGCACGAACCACACGCCCAACGGCGCGTGCAGTTGCTCGTAAACCTCCCGCACCGCGCGGTAATTTCCCAGCGGGTCCGCCAGCGTATCTCCAGTGATCAAAATCACATCGGGCTTTTCTT
Encoded here:
- a CDS encoding metallopeptidase TldD-related protein is translated as MILRRHNSFRFFIAAIALAFTLARPAAAQNDNDHTLEAMQDEMNRSVARLQLPGQQKPFYIQYRVLDMDIRAVSASFGDLISSTHTRIRQMSVGVRVGNYQLDSSNFISQDGFQGFLGSTGQVGIDRDYHSLRQDLWLATDQAYKEALVNLSNKQAFLNSLARPPEIADFSKEPPVVEVQPLMKPDWTSRNWENEAREASKVFRNSPDLYGTRVHYYIVYTTYYLVTSEGTKLRIPQTVSGIEASLSTQAVDGMPLHNYYSDYAQRSEDLPHPKDVSKGLAQVAQELENLRIAPNVQDYEGPVLFDAPAAASVLAQALEPSLSGARPPLSAVPQFDQMMQQMGAHSDWSGRLNTRVLPLNVSLTDDPTEPNFQGQPLFGSYDVDAEGVRAQRVALVEDGILKNLLMSRRPGPDFGQSNGHARSALLSTPQPLSSNLIFEATNTLSSGDLRKKFLDMCKSNGQQWCIEIKRMDNPALASATQQDFSDIISGVAQGLSSGDRLPLMVYRVYVSDGHEELVRGSHIKGLDLRSFRTIAGIGNDFTVYNFMQNSEAGITGTALDTFGSVEGGMPSSIVAPSLLLEDVELGGFHGEPRRLPLLPAPPLQ
- a CDS encoding metallophosphoesterase, producing the protein MNEETKGTRAAKPWWRRHPVAIAILAIVAALGVDAFLIEPYDIEVTHYTIQTGEGGAPTVKSPLKIADLTDLHTRGIGWRERKLLEVLAEEKPDVILITGDTLADPLGNYRAVREVYEQLHAPLGVWFVHGNWENIRPVRHEQLFYHDAGVSLLLNQNHELRPDVWLVGLDDAATGRPNLNEALEGVPTNVYTIAMFHAPAYFDRIAGRVNLVLAGHTHGGQVLIPFVKPFWLPYGSGRFLSGWYEEKGTRMYVSRGLGMSDIPIRFRCRPEITFITLEP
- a CDS encoding metallopeptidase TldD-related protein, translated to MFRLPSALRLSATAAVLATASFCLAGTGQSGSSSDPAILQAMEQELARTMSAYGKADPPAYFVSYTVTGEDSVTVSGSNGALLSSDDVHDRWLEVQTRVGSYNLDNTHKIEGREPAWTSPGAQATLDDDIPVLRREIWRETDRQYRAAVEAYIAVQTSKEVEAQSAEQRAPDFSHEDPHVSISAPVSMYVDRAPWEEKVRKYTAAFSASPAVLNSIVTFTARSYNQYFVNSEGSKLAFGQIRYRLELFVQSKAPDGMDLERYANFDWVDPSKAPDDAAVMDQVKILTQQIVALQKAPLVEPYAGPTLLTGRAAAVFFHEVLGHRLEGFRQKDVSEGQTFTSKVGQQILPDFITVRDDPTTKEVNGQVLLGYYPFDDEGIPAQNVILVDHGILKNFLMGRSPLINFPHSNAHGRRQLGYQPVARMGNTIVESSKTMTNAQLRQRFIEEIKSQNKPFGLLIDDIAGGFTFTGRAAPQAFQVQPLIVYKVFPDGRPDEMVRGVNIVGTPLISITKIIATGDTPEVFDGYCGAESGSVPVSAVAPEILISEMEVSKKETSTDTPPLLPPPAHDPLDKGKGGSQ